A stretch of Oncorhynchus mykiss isolate Arlee chromosome 12, USDA_OmykA_1.1, whole genome shotgun sequence DNA encodes these proteins:
- the LOC110538302 gene encoding TLC domain-containing protein 4-B, giving the protein METRELTVVAGSFVGFQLLFSVASPLFSSTFTPGYGRLPSTKLTEWNSRLVSTVHALIVGLFCLYILWFDDAVNADPVWGEPGLVKLNVAITCGYLLYDLVLLATNWSTMGDSFFVCHHLAALYAYGYVLSRGVLPYFANFRLISELSTPFVNQRWFYEVLKYPRSDRLVVANGMAMAVVFFMVRIFVMPPYWARVFATFGTEAFERLGIGAQVAWITSCIALDILNTIWMYKIARGCYKVMMGASGRKAKEVSPLKQNHVNNHTD; this is encoded by the exons ATGGAGACGAGAGAGTTGACCGTGGTGGCTGGCAGCTTCGTGGGGTTTCAGCTGCTCTTCTCCGTGGCCAGCCCGCTGTTCTCCTCAACCTTCACCCCTGGCTACGGCCGCCTGCCCTCCACCAAGCTCACCGAGTGGAACTCCAG ATTGGTGTCCACTGTCCATGCCCTGATCGTGGGCCTCTTCTGTCTCTACATCCTGTGGTTTGATGACGCTGTCAACGCAGACCCCGTCTG GGGGGAGCCTGGACTAGTGAAACTTAATGTGGCCATAACATGTGGTTATTTGCTCTAtg ACCTTGTGCTTCTGGCCACTAACTGGAGCACAATGGGGGACAGCTTTTTTGTCTGCCACCACTTGGCGGCGCTCTATGCATATGGATATGTCTTG TCTCGTGGCGTGCTTCCCTATTTCGCCAACTTCCGTCTAATTTCAGAGTTATCCACACCTTTTGTGAACCAAAG GTGGTTCTACGAGGTGCTGAAGTACCCTCGCTCGGACCGCTTGGTTGTGGCCAACGGCATGGCCATGGCAGTGGTCTTCTTCATGGTGCGCATCTTCGTCATGCCTCCCTACTGGGCCCGGGTGTTTGCCACCTTCGGAACGGAGGCCTTTGAGCGCTTGGGCATCGGTGCTCAGGTGGCCTGGATCACATCCTGTATCGCCCTGGACATCCTCAACACCATCTGGATGTACAAGATCGCCCGCGGCTGCTACAAGGTCATGATGGGCGCCAGTGGCAGGAAGGCCAAAGAGGTCTCCCCGCTCAAGCAGAACCATGTGAATAACCACACAGACTAA